The Phacochoerus africanus isolate WHEZ1 chromosome 3, ROS_Pafr_v1, whole genome shotgun sequence genome window below encodes:
- the CABLES2 gene encoding CDK5 and ABL1 enzyme substrate 2, with protein MAAAAAGGAAGSSSGPAARAPPQALRRRGDSRRRQAALFFLNNISLDGRPPSLGPGGEKPPPPPAEAREPPAPPPPPPPPPPLPAPPAGLPLPGPPGRASAPQGLLSPAPAPTGLGLGLGLGLDGQRQRRRVASQRCSLEFLEDAVGCASVQRTKPISGSPRHKGLKKTHFIKNMRQYDTRNSRIVLICAKRSLCAAFSVLPYGEGLRVSDLRVDSQKQRHPSGGVSVSSEMVFQLEGVELGADGKVVSYARFLYPTNALVTLKPDSHVPPPQPRPSIPRTLLASRCKPGPPRAAPAGTELGADMGDPLEYNPNLLDDPQWPCGKHKRVLIFASYMTTVIEYVKPSDLKKDMNETFREKFPHVKLTLSKIRSLKREMRNLSEECGLEPVTVSMAYVYFEKLVLQGKLNKQNRKLCAGACVLLAAKISSDLRKSDVKQLIDKLEERFRFNRRDLIGFEFTVLVALELALYLPESQVLPHYRRLTQQF; from the exons ATGGCCGCGGCCGCGGCGGGTGGAGCCGCGGGCTCGTCCTCCGGCCCCGCCGCCAGGGCCCCGCCGCAGGCACTGCGGCGGCGTGGGGACTCCCGGCGTCGCCAGGCCGCGCTCTTCTTCCTCAACAACATCTCACTGGACGGGCGGCCCCCAAGCCTGGGCCCCGGCGGCGAGaagcccccgccgccgcccgccgaGGCCCGCGAGCCGcctgcgccgccgccgccgccgccaccgcctccCCCGCTGCCCGCGCCCCCCGCCGGCCTGCCGCTGCCTGGTCCTCCCGGCAGAGCCTCGGCGCCCCAGGGTCTGCTCAGCCCCGCGCCCGCGCCCACCGGcttgggcctgggcctgggcctgggcctggacgGGCAGCGCCAGAG AAGGCGAGTTGCCTCCCAGCGCTGCTCCCTCGAGTTTCTGGAAGACGCCGTGGGATGTGCCTCAGTTCAAAG AACCAAGCCCATCTCGGGCTCCCCGCGACACAAGGGCCTGAAGAAGACCCACTTCATCAAGAACATGCGGCAGTACGACACCAGGAACAGCAG GATCGTGCTGATCTGCGCCAAGCGGTCCCTGTGCGCGGCCTTCTCGGTCCTGCCCTACGGAGAAGGCCTGCGTGTCAG TGACCTGAGGGTGGACAGCCAGAAGCAGAGGCATCCGTCGGGTGGCGTCTCCGTGTCTTCGGAGATGGTCTTTCAGTTGGAGGGCGTCGAGCTGGGGGCCGATGGAAAG GTCGTGTCTTATGCCAGGTTCCTGTACCCCACCAACGCCCTGGTCACACTCAAGCCAGACAGCCACGTTCCACCGCCTCAGCCCCGGCCCAGCATCCCCCGCACCCTGCTGGCGTCCAGATGCAAACCTGGCCCCCCCAGGGCGGCGCCTGCCGGCACAGAGCTAG GGGCCGACATGGGGGATCCCCTGGAGTACAACCCGAACCTCCTGGACGACCCTCAGTGGCCCTGCGGCAAGCACAAGCGTGTCCTCATCTTCGCGTCCTACATG ACCACGGTGATCGAGTACGTGAAGCCCTCCGACCTCAAGAAGGATATGAACGAGACCTTCCGGGAGAAGTTCCCACACGTCAAGCTGACGCTGAGCAAAATCAGGAG TTTAAAACGGGAGATGCGGAACCTGTCTGAGGAGTGTGGGCTGGAGCCCGTGACCGTGTCCATGGCCTACGTATACTTCGAGAAGCTCGTCCTGCAGGGCAAGCTCAACAAGCAGAACCGCAAGCTGTGCGCAGGCGCCTGCGTGCTGCTGGCCGCCAAGATCAGCAGCGACCTGCGCAAGAGCGACGTGAAGCAGCTCATTGAC AAGTTAGAAGAAAGGTTTAGATTCAACAGACGGGATCTGATTGGGTTTGAGTTCACGGTGCTCGTCGCCTTGGAACTTGCTCTCTACCTTCCCGAGAGCCAGGTCTTACCTCATTACAGGCGCCTCACGCAGCAGTTCTAG
- the RPS21 gene encoding 40S ribosomal protein S21, producing MQNDAGEFVDLYVPRKCSASNRIIGAKDHASIQMNVAEVDKVTGRFNGQFKTYAICGAIRRMGESDDSILRLAKADGIVSKNF from the exons ATGCAGAACGACGCGGGCGAGTTCGTGGACCTGTACGTGCCTCGAAAATG CTCCGCCAGCAACCGCATCATCGGCGCCAAGGACCACGCGTCCATCCAGATGAACGTGGCCGAG GTTGACAAGGTGACAGGCAGGTTCAACGGCCAGTTTAAAACCTACGCCATCTGTGGTGCCATTCGCAGGATG GGAGAGTCAGACGACTCCATTCTCCGGCTGGCCAAGGCCGACGGCATCGTCTCAAA gaaTTTCTGA